The following coding sequences lie in one Lolium perenne isolate Kyuss_39 chromosome 2, Kyuss_2.0, whole genome shotgun sequence genomic window:
- the LOC127335841 gene encoding carotenoid cleavage dioxygenase 7, chloroplastic, translating into MAVCTMATMHAAVHHHHHPLLNVPPPPRHRVRVVVRRTAGTTAAAVTSEPDTFSNAFWDYNLLFRSQRAETSDPVQLRVVEGAIPADFPAGTYYLAGPGMFSDDHGSIVHPLDGHGYLRSFRFHPDHGVHYSARYVETAAKSEEKGDGASWRFTHRGPFSVLQGGHRVGNVKVMKNVANTSVLWWGGRLLCLWEGGMPYELDPNTLETIGPFDLLGLADEAAAAQGRVAGRQRQRRPWLVEAGLDVATRLLRPILSGVFSMPPKRLLAHYKVDPKRNRLLMVACNAEDMLLPRANFTFYEFDAGFGLVQKREFVLPAHLMIHDWAFTDSHYVVLGNRIKLDIPGSALAMTGTYPMIGALQLDPSKETTPVYLLPRSTEAVASGRDWTVPVEAPAQMWSMHVGNAFEEDLGRGGLDIRLHMSACSYEWFHFHRMFGYSWKNKKLDPTFMNAAKGKELLPRLVQVAIELDKRGACRRCSVKRMSYQWNKPADFPAINPSYANKRSRFIYAGGASGSRKFLPYFPFDSVVKVDVSDGTSRRWSCEGRKFVGEPVFIPTGGGEDHGYVIIVEYAVSEDRCNLVVLDARKIGKKSALVAKLQVPKHLTFPMGFHGFWADE; encoded by the exons ATGGCGGTCTGCACGATGGCCACCATGCACGCCGccgtgcaccaccaccaccaccccctccTCAACGTCCCGCCACCGCCACGCCACCGTGTCCGGGTCGTCGTCCGTCGGACGGCCGGCACCACGGCTGCGGCGGTGACGTCGGAGCCGGACACGTTCTCCAATGCCTTCTGGGACTACAACCTCCTCTTCCGGTCGCAGCGCGCCGAGACGTCCGACCCCGTGCAGCTCCGCGTCGTCGAGGGCGCGATCCCGGCGGACTTCCCGGCCGGCACCTACTACCTCGCCGGGCCCGGCATGTTCTCCGACGACCACGGCTCCATCGTCCACCCCCTCGACGGCCACGGCTACCTCCGCTCCTTCCGCTTCCACCCCGACCACGGCGTCCACTACTCCGCACG GTACGTGGAGACGGCGGCGAAGAGCGAGGAGAAAGGGGACGGGGCGTCGTGGAGGTTCACGCACCGGGGCCCCTTCTCGGTGCTGCAGGGCGGCCACAGGGTGGGCAACGTGAAGGTGATGAAGAACGTGGCCAACACCAGCGTGCTCTGGTGGGGCGGCCGGCTGCTCTGCCTCTGGGAGGGCGGCATGCCTTACGAGCTCGACCCCAACACGCTGGAGACCATCGGTCCCTTCGACCTGCTCGGGCTCGCGGACGAGGCAGCGGCGGCACAGGGTCGGGTGGCCggacggcagcggcagcggcggccgTGGCTGGTGGAAGCCGGGCTGGACGTGGCCACCCGCTTGCTGCGCCCGATTCTCAGTG GCGTGTTCAGCATGCCGCCCAAGAGGCTGCTGGCGCACTACAAGGTCGACCCGAAGCGCAACCGGCTGCtcatggtggcctgcaacgccgagGACATGCTCCTCCCGCGAGCCAACTTCACTTTCTACG AGTTCGACGCCGGCTTCGGGCTGGTGCAGAAGCGGGAGTTCGTCCTGCCGGCGCACCTCATGATCCACGACTGGGCATTCACCGACTCCCACTACGTCGTCCTCGGCAACAGGATCAAGCTCGACATCCCCGGCTCGGCGCTGGCCATGACGGGCACCTACCCGATGATAGGGGCGCTGCAGCTGGACCCGAGCAAGGAGACGACGCCGGTCTACCTGCTGCCGCGCTCCACGGAGGCCGTGGCCAGCGGCCGCGACTGGACCGTGCCCGTCGAGGCGCCGGCGCAGATGTGGTCGATGCACGTCGGCAACGCCTTCGAGGAGGACCTCGGCCGCGGCGGCCTCGACATACGGCTGCACATGTCGGCATGCTCCTACGAGTGGTTCCATTTCCACAGAATGTTTG GTTAcagttggaagaacaagaagctcGACCCTACGTTCATGAACGCAGCCAAGGGGAAGGAGCTGCTGCCTCGCCTCGTGCAG GTGGCAATTGAGCTCGATAAGAGAGGAGCCTGCCGGCGATGTTCTGTTAAGAGAATGTCCTATCAGTGGAACAAGCCAGCAGACTTCCCGGCGATAAACCCAAGCTACGCCAACAAGAGGAGCAGGTTCATCTACGCAGGCGGGGCATCCGGTTCGCGCAAATTCCTCCCATATTTTCCGTTTGACAGCGTGGTGAAGGTCGATGTCTCCGATGGGACATCGAGGCGGTGGTCTTGCGAGGGGCGCAAGTTTGTTGGGGAGCCGGTCTTCATCCCAACCGGTGGTGGGGAGGATCATGGCTATGTTATTATTGTAGAG TATGCGGTATCTGAAGATAGATGCAACCTGGTGGTGCTGGATGCAAGAAAAATAGGCAAAAAAAGTGCACTTGTGGCAAAACTTCAGGTTCCAAAGCACCTCACCTTCCCAATGGGATTCCATGGGTTCTGGGCTGATGAATGA